A single genomic interval of Nymphalis io chromosome 30, ilAglIoxx1.1, whole genome shotgun sequence harbors:
- the LOC126780089 gene encoding collagenase-like, which yields MKLLLLVAGLALVSARTPIEPISINYHKDIGIPEATRIRNAEAAQDFDGSRIVGGQVARLGAHPHLGGLVIILNTGHTSACGSSLLSNTRLVTAAHCWRDPQHQGRQLTVVLGSTRLFSGGHRVNTNNVQLHGSYNVFTMNNDVAMITIPWVGYNNNIRNIALPSGVLLNRNFAGERAVAAGFGRTSDSPAGNNNQDLHQVTLTVIENSECTKVYGPQTVIGSTLCTSGKGGIGICQKDSGGPLVFTFNGVRNLIGISSFVSARGCQAGLPAGYARVTSFASWIRGRL from the exons ATGAAACTGTTACTACTCGTCGCCGGTCTCGCTCTGGTCAGCGCCAGGACTCCCATCGAGCCCATCTCCATCAACTACCATAAAGATATTGGTATTCCAGAGGCGACTAGAATCAGGAATGCAGAGGCCGCTCAGGACTTCGACGGCAGCAGGATCGTTGGGGGTCAGGTGGCACGCCTCGGCGCTCACCCTCATTTG GGTGGCTTAGTCATAATCCTCAACACCGGTCATACTTCAGCATGCGGCTCCTCTCTGCTGTCCAACACCCGCCTCGTCACCGCCGCCCACTGTTGGCGTGACCCCCAACACCAGGGCAGACAGTTGACTGTCGTCCTCGGCTCTACCCGCCTCTTCTCGGGTGGTCACAGAGTCAACACCAATAATGTTCAACTACATGGAAGCTACAACGTCTTCACTATGAACAATGACGTAGCCATGATCACCATTCCGTGGGTTGGCTACAACA ACAACATTCGTAATATCGCTCTGCCCAGTGGTGTGCTGCTGAACCGCAACTTCGCTGGAGAACGCGCGGTGGCCGCCGGCTTCGGTAGGACTTCTGACT CTCCAGCTGGAAACAATAACCAGGACCTGCATCAAGTAACGCTGACTGTTATCGAAAACTCCGAATGTACCAAAGTCTACGGACCACAAACCGTAATCGGAAGCACTCTCTGCACCAGTGGAAAGGGAGGCATTGGTATTTGTCAGAAGGATTCTGGTGGCCCTCTCGTCTTTACCTTCAACGGTGTCAGAAACTTG ATTGGTATTTCCTCGTTCGTGTCAGCACGAGGTTGCCAGGCCGGTCTGCCCGCCGGTTACGCGAGAGTCACCTCATTCGCCAGCTGGATCAGAGGAAGACTGTGA
- the LOC126780088 gene encoding collagenase-like: MKLLLLVAGLALVSARAPFEPISIDYHADIGITEATRIRNAEAAQDFDGGRIVGGQVARLGAHPHLGGLVIALTTGQTSVCGSSLLSNTRLVTAAHCWRSRSFQGRQITVVLGSTRLFSGGHRVNTNNVQMHGSYNMNTLVNDVAIITIPRVAYNNNIRNIALPTGLLLNFNYAGERAVAAGFGRSSDSAAGNNNQDQRQVTLTVIENFECANIYGTSSVVGSTLCTSGQGRVGVCVGDSGGPLVFTFSGVRYLIGVTSFVSTRGCEVGLPAGYARVTSFASWIRARL, encoded by the exons ATGAAACTGTTACTACTCGTCGCCGGTCTCGCTCTAGTCAGCGCCAGGGCTCCCTTCGAGCCCATCTCCATCGATTACCATGCAGATATCGGTATTACAGAGGCGACTAGAATCAGGAATGCAGAGGCAGCTCAGGACTTCGACGGTGGCAGGATCGTAGGGGGTCAGGTGGCACGCCTCGGCGCTCACCCTCATTTG GGTGGTTTAGTCATAGCCCTCACAACCGGCCAAACTTCAGTATGCGGTTCCTCTCTGCTGTCCAATACCCGCCTCGTCACCGCCGCTCACTGCTGGCGTAGCAGATCTTTCCAGGGCAGACAGATAACAGTCGTTCTCGGCTCCACCCGCCTCTTCTCCGGTGGTCACAGAGTCAACACCAATAATGTTCAAATGCATGGAAGCTACAATATGAACACTTTAGTCAATGACGTAGCCATTATCACCATCCCAAGGGTTGCATACAACA ACAACATTCGTAACATCGCTCTGCCCACTGGTCTGCTGCTGAACTTCAACTACGCTGGAGAACGCGCGGTGGCCGCTGGCTTCGGTAGATCTTCCGATT CTGCGGCTGGAAACAACAACCAGGACCAACGTCAGGTGACTCTTACCGTCATCGAGAACTTCGAATGTGCTAATATCTACGGAACCTCATCTGTGGTCGGAAGCACTCTCTGCACCAGTGGCCAGGGACGCGTTGGTGTCTGTGTGGGTGACTCTGGTGGTCCTCTCGTCTTCACCTTCAGCGGCGTCAGATACTTG ATCGGTGTTACCTCGTTCGTGTCGACTCGTGGTTGCGAAGTCGGTCTGCCCGCGGGTTACGCGAGAGTCACCTCATTCGCCAGCTGGATCAGAGCAAGGCTGTGA
- the LOC126780047 gene encoding uncharacterized protein LOC126780047 isoform X1 — protein MARTVAESVTALLLEVDLLHKVALVIMILQITSSRCRNIDTTNKHLDDASPVVAEHFVPDTSFEGHYQDQFNELKKYLKIIPFKGNGDLKNNTIFPSDYEGDIDFPIAVILASHLEENMRDDLKHININDYLTEIIKNSYKFDRNKDVKTETEKHSELAINKGEDEDILKPEEIKLDNVKYKPTINDKITDLESTASNNDIDIKNILNNSNIKPKVHTNIKTKVLTNLNKSMENDDNIESVHTNSEDVTPDNHSHKNVSNTKGVRNKNETKTDNHRTLQTDEDLTVNDLIKSIHHFDTHSEQSDTDRGHLINKTFEVISPEYHRMLRHKGFNRTNEDFLQNNYILKFVFNL, from the exons CTGAGTCTGTAACGGCCTTGTTGTTGGAAGTAGACTTGCTGCATAAAGTAG ctttAGTAATAATGATCCTGCAAATAACTTCGAGTCGATGTCGCAATATCGACACTACAAACAAACACTTAGACGATGCGTCACCTGTCGTCGCTGAACACTTCGTTCCAGACACCTCGTTTGAAGGTCATTATCAGGATCAATTTAATGAACTCAAAAAGTATCTTAAAATTATACCATTCAAGGGAAACGGGGATTtgaaaaataacacaattttccCTAGTGATTATGAAGGCGACATAGATTTTCCCATAGCTGTTATTCTGGCTTCTCATTTAGAAGAAAATATGAGAGATGATttgaaacatattaatataaatgattatttgactgaaattattaaaaattcatataaatttgaTAGAAATAAAGATGTTAAAACTGAAACGGAAAAACATTCCGAACTCGCAATAAACAAAGGTGAAGACGAAGACATATTGAAACCAGAAGAAATTAAGCTtgacaatgttaaatataaaccaacaataaatgataaaataactgATTTAGAATCTACAGCATCCAATAACGACATAGATATCAAGAATATCTTAAATAACTCAAATATAAAACCGAAggttcatacaaatataaaaacgaaGGTTCTTACAAACCTAAATAAGTCGATGGAAAATGATGATAATATTGAAAGTGTTCATACAAATTCTGAGGATGTAACTCCTGACAACCATTCACACAAAAACGTATCAAATACAAAAGGAGtcagaaataaaaatgaaacgaaaACGGATAACCACAGAACATTACAAACAGATGAAGATTTGACAGTGAATGATTTGATAAAATCAATTCACCATTTTGATACACATAGTGAACAAAGCGATACGGACCGAggtcatttaataaataaaacatttgaagtTATATCACCAGAGTATCATAGGATGTTAAGACATAAAGGGTTCAATAGAACTAACGAGGATTTCctacaaaacaattatattctgaaatttgttttcaatttgtaA
- the LOC126780047 gene encoding uncharacterized protein LOC126780047 isoform X2, producing the protein MARTVALVIMILQITSSRCRNIDTTNKHLDDASPVVAEHFVPDTSFEGHYQDQFNELKKYLKIIPFKGNGDLKNNTIFPSDYEGDIDFPIAVILASHLEENMRDDLKHININDYLTEIIKNSYKFDRNKDVKTETEKHSELAINKGEDEDILKPEEIKLDNVKYKPTINDKITDLESTASNNDIDIKNILNNSNIKPKVHTNIKTKVLTNLNKSMENDDNIESVHTNSEDVTPDNHSHKNVSNTKGVRNKNETKTDNHRTLQTDEDLTVNDLIKSIHHFDTHSEQSDTDRGHLINKTFEVISPEYHRMLRHKGFNRTNEDFLQNNYILKFVFNL; encoded by the coding sequence ctttAGTAATAATGATCCTGCAAATAACTTCGAGTCGATGTCGCAATATCGACACTACAAACAAACACTTAGACGATGCGTCACCTGTCGTCGCTGAACACTTCGTTCCAGACACCTCGTTTGAAGGTCATTATCAGGATCAATTTAATGAACTCAAAAAGTATCTTAAAATTATACCATTCAAGGGAAACGGGGATTtgaaaaataacacaattttccCTAGTGATTATGAAGGCGACATAGATTTTCCCATAGCTGTTATTCTGGCTTCTCATTTAGAAGAAAATATGAGAGATGATttgaaacatattaatataaatgattatttgactgaaattattaaaaattcatataaatttgaTAGAAATAAAGATGTTAAAACTGAAACGGAAAAACATTCCGAACTCGCAATAAACAAAGGTGAAGACGAAGACATATTGAAACCAGAAGAAATTAAGCTtgacaatgttaaatataaaccaacaataaatgataaaataactgATTTAGAATCTACAGCATCCAATAACGACATAGATATCAAGAATATCTTAAATAACTCAAATATAAAACCGAAggttcatacaaatataaaaacgaaGGTTCTTACAAACCTAAATAAGTCGATGGAAAATGATGATAATATTGAAAGTGTTCATACAAATTCTGAGGATGTAACTCCTGACAACCATTCACACAAAAACGTATCAAATACAAAAGGAGtcagaaataaaaatgaaacgaaaACGGATAACCACAGAACATTACAAACAGATGAAGATTTGACAGTGAATGATTTGATAAAATCAATTCACCATTTTGATACACATAGTGAACAAAGCGATACGGACCGAggtcatttaataaataaaacatttgaagtTATATCACCAGAGTATCATAGGATGTTAAGACATAAAGGGTTCAATAGAACTAACGAGGATTTCctacaaaacaattatattctgaaatttgttttcaatttgtaA